One part of the Bacteroidia bacterium genome encodes these proteins:
- a CDS encoding alpha/beta fold hydrolase: MKKKYLYLIFLLIFLAVAPFILAEFVLPYSIIKPYKPLIREGVYDPKIKTEDLSINNEKGLELSTKLFYPDTEEIKGGLILLHGIGSCKEHQYGLAAEFAARGFLAVTYDAQAHGDSEGAYCTFGFEEKEDVIRMKVLLQEKLSGPIGIIGHSMGAAVAIQALAKDQEIEFGVIMSPFAELDDIVLDRMELYSFIRWKPYSDYVLTKAGEIADFDPEQVKPVQSAQEIQQAILLVHGEKDVNISPKHGKRIFEQLASKNKRLYLIPEAGHNDLFDKGGKAFADTLFAFVERQVSAKTMEANDSP, encoded by the coding sequence ATGAAAAAGAAATACCTTTATCTGATTTTCCTCTTAATTTTCCTGGCGGTAGCTCCCTTTATCCTGGCCGAGTTTGTCCTCCCCTATTCTATTATCAAGCCCTATAAGCCCCTTATTCGCGAAGGAGTTTACGATCCAAAAATCAAAACGGAAGACTTAAGCATCAACAATGAGAAAGGCCTTGAACTTTCTACCAAACTCTTTTACCCTGATACAGAAGAAATAAAAGGAGGCCTCATTCTATTGCACGGCATAGGGAGTTGTAAAGAACACCAATATGGCCTGGCTGCTGAATTTGCCGCCCGGGGATTTCTGGCTGTAACCTATGATGCACAGGCACATGGAGATAGTGAAGGAGCGTACTGCACCTTTGGATTTGAGGAAAAGGAAGATGTGATTCGGATGAAAGTACTCCTTCAGGAAAAACTAAGTGGACCTATTGGGATTATCGGTCACTCCATGGGTGCGGCAGTCGCTATTCAGGCACTAGCCAAAGATCAGGAAATAGAGTTTGGAGTGATTATGAGCCCCTTTGCTGAATTGGATGATATTGTCCTGGATCGAATGGAGCTTTATTCATTTATCCGGTGGAAACCTTATTCAGATTATGTACTGACGAAAGCCGGTGAAATTGCCGATTTCGATCCCGAGCAGGTTAAACCTGTCCAATCCGCTCAGGAAATTCAGCAAGCCATCCTTCTCGTTCATGGTGAAAAGGATGTGAATATTTCTCCAAAACATGGAAAAAGGATATTTGAACAGCTTGCGAGTAAGAATAAGCGACTCTACCTCATTCCTGAAGCCGGACACAATGATCTTTTCGACAAAGGAGGAAAGGCCTTTGCAGATACTCTATTTGCTTTTGTGGAAAGGCAGGTTTCAGCTAAAACTATGGAAGCAAACGACTCACCCTGA